The DNA region TTTAAGATTTATCAGGTTTACTGGTATTATTACTATTATCATCAGGCTCTAAAATTAAAGGTAGCCCACCTCAGGCTAAAAAACCTGTGGAGATCCTCAGCATTAACAGtagttttcttcttcattttctttgacTACAGAAGTCAGAATGTCTGCTCTCAGTCCTCCAGCATAAGGTAGGAGTATCTCCTAAAtacaaagcagcagaaaaagagaataagaaaaaaagtttgATTCCCATTTCGTCCAAAATacctttctcctctccctttAACATTTTCCTTTGACCCTGAActtcttttccttaaaaaactCCCATCTTTCTGTGTACTTCTTGTTAGCTCGTGATTGTACAGCCTGGCTGTAGGGCATGACCGGTGAATCATAGCAGCAAATGTCAGCAGGAAAAGATCTCCAGTAGCCCATTAGCTGTTTGAGttcatatttattatttactgAATGACCGTGAATAATGAACAAGTTGCTCTAAATGATTGCAGATTTGCGCCTAATTCTctattaaaaagggaaaatcagtTGAAGCAATTACAGAATTTacttacaaggaaaaaaattccctttgtCTCATTAATATTACATGGAGAAGATGTAGCAACAGTGAGAGAAATAGAGGTAATTGGTGCAAATTGATTAGGGatgcaaaaaatgaaaactctgAAATGACAGCGAAGTAAAAGAAATTCTCTCAAAATGCTTCCATGGAGATATCTTCCCTAGTCTCTGTGGACTAGACTTATGTGAACATCAGCGAGTTAGAGTGATGGAGATTGTTCTCCAAGTTGTGTTTGCAGTCAGTATTTAGAGGTAAATTAGGTTCGGTAAATCCCATCCTAGCTAAATACAGCTAATCTTTGGACTGCCTAATTTGTGATTGAGTTTGGgcctaatttttttctgaagaaactgGATAAGGTCAGGAATGGCACTGGTGCAAAAGTCTGCAACTTTAGGCATGTCCTTCTCAATGTAAATGATAATTCTGTACCTGTCATAGAAATGGACAGAGAAATCACAAACTGTACAATTGAAGGAAAATACCAGCTCCTAGTACATAGATTGTGTAGCAAACAACAAAAGGAACCTATCCTAAAATAGGAAAGtatccaaatatttttctcttggcTTTGTGGAGCACATGTGGTGACGCCTCTTCATGCATTTACTTGAGCAGTTCTCTAAATCATATTCCATTTTAGTGTAGTCCTGAAGATTATGTAAGAGCAAATTGTGGTTTTATCTTTCCTGCCTAAAGAAGGAATGTGGTATCAGAAGTCATGTTATCAGGCATTATCCAAAGCCTTATACCTGTTAAAATGTCATGTTCAGCATCATATTTAACTAGCTCTAATTTCCTTCTCTCATTGCACATTCAAATGTTCCCCAAATTAATATGGCTATTTGAGTATTTTTAGTCAAGAGCCTATTAAtgctggggtggttttttttttacaaaaacatGCTATAGCTAAAGCTCATGATGGAAGTAATTTGTAATATTCAATGACctcattttattctgttttgctCACTCAATGCTAATGCGTATGATGCCATGTGAAATTCGCAGACGAGCCTGTCTGCAGGACTCATGGGAGCCATAAATGGATTAAACCTCTCACTCCCTACTTTGGCAAGTGATCAGTTACATTTAAATAAAGGTCAGTCTGTCTTTACAAAGAACACACTGAAAGCAAGCTTAATAGCTTTCCCTACTGAGCCTAGAACATAACTATTTGAAGCATAATTAGCAACGGGGTGCCAGTCACTGATTGTGCTTTTTGCTTGATTTTATGTCTGGGGAGTTCCAGTATTCCCCATTAGCTCTGAGAGGGGGCACAGTGCTAGTTATCAAATTGACAGTCTTGACCTGGCCTCTGAAAGCAGCTGTAAAACACTGTTGGGGAAAATTAAGATGAATGCCAAAGCCAGGTCTGTAATACTGCTACAAATTGGACATTTGAGGTCCATGCCACCACTCTAAATAACAAAATTGGTAAAATATCTGATTTGCATGAGAGTGTGAACTTCATTACACTAAACATCAGGTGATAAGGAGATACACCAGTTGTCCTATTGTCTCATCTTATGAGCTCTGTATTGTGACTTCTTTATGAAATACTCCATACCTATTCTTTTCAGCATAATGGAGTGACCAGCTCTGCCATCTGTCAAAATGCAGATTTCAAGAAGGGTGGAGTGAATCAGCAACAACTTCCCCTACAGTAAAAGGTGCTGATCACAAAAGGGTTGTTTTGTCAAGTTAACTAAATATTTAGCCTGTATGAGGCATTTAAGAATTAACATGGTTATAGACTCACAGCatcacaaaatggtttgggctggaagggaccttcaagatcatctagttccaacatGCCTAATAGATCTTGTGGTGTTCCCCTTCTTCAAAATACCTCATTTGCCTTGGGTTTATGGGCTGGTATTTATATCTCTGGTAGCAAAAGTGATAATTGTCTACAGGGGAAGAGAACAGAGCTGATACAGCAATCTTGGTACTCTGCAGACAGCCTGAAATTCTGAGAGATCTGTGAATTACCTTGACCTTCCTGACTGGAGCATCAGCTTCAAAAGTTCAGTGATTGCACTTCAGTGTTATCAGCAACTAATTTAGCACTGATCATTTTATCTACTACTATCAGAGAAGATGGATAAGAGCAAAACACAGTGGACTGACTTTTGGGAATTTCTGGAGATAATCCAAGAGCAGACCAGAGAAGCAGACAAGTGACAGCAAAATCAGCAAAagaatgaggaggaggaggaggaattaaAAGGCAGCAAAGGGGCTGGGATTATATGGAAAAGATCTCTTAAGTAAAGATAAACgttataataaattattatgaGAAAATATTACCATCTAACATTTTAGGTGTGATAAAAGACTATATTCTGTTTATCTCTGTGTAAATCGTCAAACTACATTTACTTCAGCTCCTCTCACCTGGTAGATGGTAAATGGCTGCATTCCCAGCCCAGGATCACTTGAGATCAGAGAGCAGAGGTCTGTGTCCTCCAAATGCATCTTCACAACATAGAAACTGTAAGAGGAAGATGACTAACCAgggattaaaataaaagcatgtaCTTTTCCTGATTTACCTGCACTTGGGGGttaaacacaggattttagGTCATTCCTTTTGTGAATGGTATATCCATTTTAAGAGTCAATTAAATACATTACAAAATGTAGGCATTGCCAAGAAATATAGGGCTGTATTTGTTTTATAAGCTCTCAGATATACAAAGAAGACCAATGCCTTAAGCAGCTCCATATCAGTTTTACCACTCTCCTTCTCTAAAATTTATttgtgcttttatttgtttgtttcatttctaggatttctttttcctggtggAAAATTTGTATGGGAGGTGGAGAAATCAGTAACTGATTTAATTGATCATTTTCAGTTTGTgtggaattttcattttttacagGTTTTCTACAATGCAACCAACTAatgctctgcttccagcacaggCACTTCAAGGTcgtatttctttgttttcaccACAGGTCAGATACCATCACCAGGAAAAACTAATTTGAAAGCATCTTCCATCACAGGCACTAGGAAATAACGAAACGAAACAGCCAAGCAGagtaaaaaaatcctgtttctttTACCCATGGatcctgtgccagcagtgcagaACTCTCCTCAAGCTCTCACAGTAAGGTTTGCTATGCAGGTAGCAAACGTGCTCCTGTGGTTTACACCTCCCTAATCATTTCTCTCTTCTACAGGACATTTCCTTCAAGCACTGGTAGCATCCAGCTGTGTCTCCTTTGAGCCTTTTAGCATGTTGACATTACTTTCTTCTGTGTAATTTGGTATTTGAATACATTGAACACTACCTTTGTTCTCTATTGTAGGTCATGGGTTGTATGGGACTTTTGAAATGTTGTCCTCCTGGAGAAAAACTAGAGAAGACCAACACGTTAAAGAGAGGACTGCAGCTGTATTTGCAGACTCCATGCTCTCGTTTTCTCTCACCACTGCCATGTACCTGGTCACTTTTGGAATAGGTGCCAGTCCCTTCACTAACATTGAAGCAGCCAGGATTTTCTGCTGCAATTCCTGTATTGCAATTTTCTTCAACTACCTCTATGTACTCTCCTTTTATGGTTCCAGCCTGGTGTTTACTGGCTACATAGAAAACAACTACCAGCATAGTATCTTCTGCAGAAAGGTACCAAAGCCAGAGGTATTGCAAGAGAAGCCTGCATGGTATAGGTTTCTTCTGACAGCCAGATTCAGTGAGGACACGGATGATTCAGAGGAAACGAACACTTACGAGAGTCATCTTTTGGTGTGGTTCCTGAAACGCTATTATTGTGACTGGATAACAAACACTTATGTCAAGCCTTTTGTAGTTCTCTTTTACCTTGTTTATATTTCCTTTGCCTTAATGGGCTACCTGCAGGTCAGTGAGGGGTCAGACCTGAGCAACATCGTAGCGACCGCGACTCGGACCATCGAGTACACGACTGCCCAGCAGAAGTACTTCAGTAACTACAGCCCGGTCATTGGGTTCTACATCTACGAGTCCATCGAGTACTGGAACACCAGTGTCCAGGAGGACGTGCTGGAGTACACCAAGGGCTTCGTGAGGATATCTTGGTTTGAGAGCTACTTAAATTACCTTAGGAAACTCAACATATCTACTGGATTGCCGAAGAAGAATTTCACTGATATGTTGAGGAACTCCTTCCTGAAGACCCCTCAGTTTGCCCATTTTTCAGAGGATATCATCTTTTCCAAGAAGTACAACAATGAAGTTGATGTTGTGGCTTCCAGGATGTTCTTGGTGGCCAAGACAATAGAAACCAAGAGGGAAGAACTTTATGACCTCCTGGAGACCCTGAGGAAGCTCTCTCTCACCTCCAAGGTGAAATTCATCGTTTTCAATCCATCATTTGTGTACATGGATCGTTATGCCTCTTCAGTGGGAGCCCCCTTACAAAACTCCTGCATTAGTGctttatttctgctcttcttCTCTGCATTCCTGGTGGCAGACTCTCTGATCAATGTCTGGCTCACTCTAACTGTTGCCTCGGTTGAATTTGGAGTTATAGGTTTTATGACCTTGTGGAAAGTGGAACTAGATTGTATTTCTGTGTTGTGCTTAATTTACGGAATTAATTATACAATTGACAACTGTGCTCCACTGTTATCAACCTTTGTCCTGGGCAAAGAGTTCACAAGAACTAAATGGGTGAAAAATGCCCTGGAAGTGCATGGGGTAGCTATTTTGCAGAGCTACCTCTGCTATATTGTTGGTCTGATTCCTCTTGCAGCTGTGCCTTCAAATCTGACCCGTACACTGTTCAGGTGCTTGTTTTTAATAGCATTAGTCACCTTCTTTCACTGCTTTGCCATTTTACCTGTGATACTGACTTTCCTGCCACCCTccaagaagaagaggaaagagaagaagaatCCTGAAAACCGTGAGGAAATAGAGTGTGTTGAAATGGTGGATTTGGATAGCACCCGAGTGGTTGACCAAATTACAACAGTCTAACTTGATTTGTTGGTTGCTTTTTTACACTAGGtcttactgagaaaaaaaaaagaaaccagtaCTGACTAAATGTGTGGGGACAGGAAGATTGGAggttttcccctccctcctctaAGCTAAATCCAGGAATATTCAAAATTatgggagaaattaaaaataaattaaaaaaaaaaaagcaagagccGGGGTATTGTACCTTGCTCAGTTCCTATAACAGGTAATATGGGAGAATTTGCACACCCATGCAAAGAGAGGTTAAATTTTAGATGCATGAAGTAAGATCTAATGGAAGAAGTTGGGTTCTTAAGCAGTCGTCTGCATCGCCTGTACTGCAGATGCTGCAATTATTGTGGCTAAACCAAATCATGTTGAAAGGTCAACTGTCAAGGCTGAAGTAGCACTAAATGTTCGCTGGATGTAAAGGCTTTACAAACTTTCTGCACAGCAATAACTCAAGTCAGTGAGTCAGCTCTTATAAGTCTTTGCCATCacatttaatatttcttttctcccctAATCTAAACATTTATGCAAGACTATATAAAAAATAGCAAACTGTACTGGGAAAGAAGGCAGTACACAGCAACCAAGTGCTTTCCAAACACCTTTATGTTAtgaatcacttttttttttctaaaagtatcattattttaaaattgaaatcaTCCCTTGTAACATTTTTAATCATGGTTTTAtagctgtttctttttcttataaaaacaaaaaagaacaaaaaaaaaaggaacaaaaaaatccatgtgACTCTGTCACTCTAGAAAATATATGTCTATTTTATACATGTCTCGCTACTAGTTAAACATGTAATCTGCTTTACCAACTGTAATTTT from Melospiza georgiana isolate bMelGeo1 chromosome 2, bMelGeo1.pri, whole genome shotgun sequence includes:
- the PTCHD1 gene encoding patched domain-containing protein 1, whose amino-acid sequence is MLRQVLHRGLGTSFSRLGHFVASHPVFFASAPVLISILLGASFSRYQVEESVEHLLAPTHSLAKIERNLVDSLFPVNRSKHRLYSDLQTPGRYGRVIITSFRKANMLDQHHTDLILKLHSAVTRIQVQRPGFNYTFAHICILNNDKTCIVDDIVHVLEELKAARSSNRTNFAITYPITHLKDGREVYNGHQLGGVTVHSKDRVKSAEAIQLTYYLQAINSLNDMVAEKWESIFCDTVELFQKSNRKVKMYPFTSSSLKEDFQKTSRVSERYLITSLVLVVTLAILCCSMQDCVRSKPWLGLLGLLTVTLATLTAAGIINLTGGKYNSTFLGIPFVMLGHGLYGTFEMLSSWRKTREDQHVKERTAAVFADSMLSFSLTTAMYLVTFGIGASPFTNIEAARIFCCNSCIAIFFNYLYVLSFYGSSLVFTGYIENNYQHSIFCRKVPKPEVLQEKPAWYRFLLTARFSEDTDDSEETNTYESHLLVWFLKRYYCDWITNTYVKPFVVLFYLVYISFALMGYLQVSEGSDLSNIVATATRTIEYTTAQQKYFSNYSPVIGFYIYESIEYWNTSVQEDVLEYTKGFVRISWFESYLNYLRKLNISTGLPKKNFTDMLRNSFLKTPQFAHFSEDIIFSKKYNNEVDVVASRMFLVAKTIETKREELYDLLETLRKLSLTSKVKFIVFNPSFVYMDRYASSVGAPLQNSCISALFLLFFSAFLVADSLINVWLTLTVASVEFGVIGFMTLWKVELDCISVLCLIYGINYTIDNCAPLLSTFVLGKEFTRTKWVKNALEVHGVAILQSYLCYIVGLIPLAAVPSNLTRTLFRCLFLIALVTFFHCFAILPVILTFLPPSKKKRKEKKNPENREEIECVEMVDLDSTRVVDQITTV